ACGCGGCGCCGATTGCGGCCGAGAAGTGCAGACCACCATTGCCACCATCAGCGGCACATGCTGGCGCCGCAAAGGCGAGAAACAACCCAACGCCGTAAACCAACACTCGCAAATTCTGACTCACTTCAACTCTCCTCACCCGGAAACTTGGGCAGTACTCAAAACCTTTGGCAAACCACGACATTAGTGCGGATTCACGGCCGCACTGATGAATAACGACGTCAACAAGGCAAACACATAGGCCTGCAGGAAGGCCACAAACAACTCCAACATCCCAATAGCAACTTGTCCCAAGATGCTGGCGGGCATCACCAGATTCCAGAGCACGCCGTCCGCCAGGGCGATAAAGCCCAGAAACACGCCCAGCACGGTATGACCGGCCATGATGTTGGCGAACAATCGAATCGCGAGCACACCGTGCTTGATCAGCAACCCACCCGCTTCGATCAGCCAAATCATCGGCAGAAGGAGCACGGCAATCGGGCCGGGAAGATCCATGTGCGGAACAAGCGACTTCAAGAAGCCCGCAAAACCGGTCCGCTGCGATCCGAAGTAGACCACATGAGCGAACGTCACCACTGCGAGCACACCGGTCAGATTAATATCGGCTGTTGGGGACCCCAACAACGGAATCGCACCCAGCAAATTGCAGAACAGAATGAAGAAGAAGACGCTCCAGACGTACGGCAGATACTTGTCAGCAGGATGGCCAACTTCGACCGGCACATGACCGCCCGTGGCATGAGCTGCCAACAGAGGAGGGTGTTCGCCTGCATGAGAATGATCAACGTGCCCATGATCAACGCGCCCATGGCTATCGTGACCGTGATCGTCGTGCCCATGCCCATGATCATCGTGCGGAATACCGATCGACGGGCGAACTACCTCGTCTCGCACGAACAGGGCCAGCATCTCCCAAAAGTTCCACCACATCCCCTTTGCGGGCTTGCCACCCTGAATCCGCTTTGCCAAGCCACGAAAGACCAGGTAAACCAGAACGGCGGCCAGCACTTGCAAGACCATGTATTTGGTCAGAAAGAGCGGCAGAACAGGCTGAGTCGTACGCCCCAGCAAATGGAGCACAAACCCGGGCAATTCCCAGGTCTGCGTGTCGCGTACGTGATGAAATGGATCCATAACCGCCAACAAGTATAAGATTTGCACTACTTAACCGCTTCGACCTTAGACGGCAGCAACACCATCCACGTCTCCAGCGCCAGCGAAACCATATAGCCCACTATCAACCAAACTAAAAACTCACGAAATCCAAGATCCGGACGAACCGCACCGATCGTGATCATCCCCAGCATCACAAACAACAATCGCACACCGGTACCAACCAGAACCACGTACGCCGACAGATCCGCATGCTTCAGCAAGTCACCTGCATAGATCGTCAACAACCCCGGCACCGCACAAAGCAACACCGAGTACGCAACCCCTTCGACACCCCTCGCACCGACCACCCAGTACGCCAGCGCGGCTTCCAGCCCACCGCAAACCAGCATCCCAACCATGAACAACGCCAGACGACGCGACAGGGAGTACATCCCAACCTCTACTCTCAGCCGCCACGCCTAAACTATTTGTCCGATTCTTCGCTATCCTTGGCGAGACGCACCAACTCCAGCATCGAAACTGTAAACCCGAAAGCCGCACCCAAAATCAACAACCACGGCCCCGTGTTGAACTTACTGTCAGCCCACCAACCGATTGCCGGCGGAATCGCCATTTGCATTCCGATTGAGGTGACGCGTGTCGCGAGAACGTAGCCGCGAGCAGTGGCACTACGCCCATCACGGTCGTCATCGTTGTTGGTCACAACAGACCTGACATGAATTACAGTTCGTACAGGAAGGTCGAAATCCTAGCCTTGCGGATAAGTGATGTCAAAGCAGCCCGTTTGATGGCAAAACTTTTCTCACTTTTGGTTCTCAATTGATGCCTTCGTGGCTCAGTTTTCGCAATTCGAGCAATGCACAGGCCGACCGATCCGAACAGGCATCTTATTGGCTACAATCGGCCACACGGCGCGCCCTTCTAAACCCGGATTCACCCGCCAAAAGGAGTCTCCATTGACGACAATTTGCCACGCGATCACATACCTCGGACTGCTTTCTTCTACCGCAATCGCACTGGCCGCTGACGACAACCGATCAGTCCACACCGGGCCCCCGCACAAAGTCCTGATCGGCGACTACTCAACGACAACACTGGCCCTCGTCGACCAAAAAGGTGAGATCGAATGGCAGACGCCAATTCGAAACATTCACGACGCGGCGGTCCTGCCCAATGGCAACATCTTGTTCCAAACCGACTGGACCGAAATCCTTGAGATGAGCCCCGAAAGGAAAATCGTCTGGAAATACGACGCCAAACAGCAAAACGCGACTGACGGTCAACGAGTCGAAATCCATGCCTTCCAGCGATTGCCGAACGGCCACACCATGCTGGCCGAAAGCGGACGCGCCCGCATTATTGAAGTCGACCACGAAGGGAAGATCCGGAAAGAAATCCCACTGAAAGTGGAGCACCCCAACGCACACACCGACACGCGTCTGGCACGAAAGCTCGAAAACGGCCACTATCTGGTCGCACACGAAGGCGACAACAAGATCGTCCGCGAGTACGACGGAGACGGCAAAGTCGTCTGGGAATACCCCACGCACACCAAAGTGTACTCCGCGATTCGCCTCAAAAACGGCAACACATTGATCGGAACGGGCGATGGCCATCGCGTGCTTGAGGTCCACCCCAATCACCAGATCGTCTGGTCCGTCGAAGAGAAGGAATTACCGGGAATCAGTCTCGCCTGGATTACAATGGTCGAACGCCTACCCAATGGAAACACACTGATCGTGAATTGCCATGGCGGCGATCAGAATCCCCAACTCATTGAAGTCGACTCCAACAAGAAGATCACCTGGACATTCAAAGACTTTCGACGATTTGGCAACAGCCTTCCCGTCGCCCGGATCGTCGAATAACGTCAGCCACCTCTCGCAATCCAAGGACTGCTTTTGCATGCCAAACGAGCTGAAAAAAGTCATTGTCATCACGGGAACAACGCGAGGCTGCGGCCGAGCGATGGTCGAACGCTTCGCCGAAGCGGGCCATACGGTCGTCGGCTGTGGCCGTAACACGAAATCAATTCAAGAGCTGCGAAGACAGTTTCCGTCGCCACATCGGTTTGATGTCGTCGACGTGGCGAACGACGATCAGGTTCAAACCTGGGCGAGATCAGTACTCGACGCCAACCTCATACCGGACCTGCTGCTGAATAACGCCGCGGTCATCAACCGCAGTGCGCCGCTCTGGACAATTTCCGCGCAAGAGTTTCAACAGGTGATCGACGTCAACATCGCCGGCACAGCAAACGTCATCCGCCACTTCCTGCCGTCGATGATCGATCGAAACCGAGGAACGATTGTGAATTTCAGCTCAGGCTGGGGACGCACAACAGCCCCCGACGTCGCTCCATACTGCGCGACAAAATTTGCGATCGAAGGTCTTTCCCAGGCCCTCGCGCAGGAACTCCCCAAAGGAATGGCCGCGGTGGCACTGAATCCAGGAATCATCAATACCGAGATGCTGCAGTCCTGCTTTTCCGATGCCGCGAACCACTATCCGACACCCGACGAATGGAGCCGGGCGGCGGTTCCATTCCTGCTCAGCATTGGCCCAAAAGACAACGGCCGTCCACTCAGCGTCGAACTCTGATCGCGGCACGTGCAGTCGATTCTTATGCCCGGCACTCGCCCCCAAGCTCCTCGGTTTGTTGATTTCCCCTCGTCCCCAAGCTCCCGCTTGGGGACGGCTCGTGCGATGTGAAATTCTGTCGAGCGCGACG
This genomic interval from Schlesneria paludicola DSM 18645 contains the following:
- a CDS encoding AtpZ/AtpI family protein: MTNNDDDRDGRSATARGYVLATRVTSIGMQMAIPPAIGWWADSKFNTGPWLLILGAAFGFTVSMLELVRLAKDSEESDK
- the atpB gene encoding F0F1 ATP synthase subunit A; translation: MDPFHHVRDTQTWELPGFVLHLLGRTTQPVLPLFLTKYMVLQVLAAVLVYLVFRGLAKRIQGGKPAKGMWWNFWEMLALFVRDEVVRPSIGIPHDDHGHGHDDHGHDSHGRVDHGHVDHSHAGEHPPLLAAHATGGHVPVEVGHPADKYLPYVWSVFFFILFCNLLGAIPLLGSPTADINLTGVLAVVTFAHVVYFGSQRTGFAGFLKSLVPHMDLPGPIAVLLLPMIWLIEAGGLLIKHGVLAIRLFANIMAGHTVLGVFLGFIALADGVLWNLVMPASILGQVAIGMLELFVAFLQAYVFALLTSLFISAAVNPH
- a CDS encoding SDR family oxidoreductase → MPNELKKVIVITGTTRGCGRAMVERFAEAGHTVVGCGRNTKSIQELRRQFPSPHRFDVVDVANDDQVQTWARSVLDANLIPDLLLNNAAVINRSAPLWTISAQEFQQVIDVNIAGTANVIRHFLPSMIDRNRGTIVNFSSGWGRTTAPDVAPYCATKFAIEGLSQALAQELPKGMAAVALNPGIINTEMLQSCFSDAANHYPTPDEWSRAAVPFLLSIGPKDNGRPLSVEL
- a CDS encoding beta-propeller domain-containing protein; protein product: MTTICHAITYLGLLSSTAIALAADDNRSVHTGPPHKVLIGDYSTTTLALVDQKGEIEWQTPIRNIHDAAVLPNGNILFQTDWTEILEMSPERKIVWKYDAKQQNATDGQRVEIHAFQRLPNGHTMLAESGRARIIEVDHEGKIRKEIPLKVEHPNAHTDTRLARKLENGHYLVAHEGDNKIVREYDGDGKVVWEYPTHTKVYSAIRLKNGNTLIGTGDGHRVLEVHPNHQIVWSVEEKELPGISLAWITMVERLPNGNTLIVNCHGGDQNPQLIEVDSNKKITWTFKDFRRFGNSLPVARIVE